The genomic interval tctaatttttcaattcaaaaacaggggagaggacttccctggtggtccactggttaagactccacgcttccactgcagggggcacgggtttgatccctggtcaggaaagttccacatgccacatggtgtggccaaaaaaaaaaaaaaaaaaaacgggagaAAGGGTAACAGGAATGACCTACTTCAGAGTCTTGGCAACAAGTCCTACTTTGCAAATACAATCCAAATTGCTACATACATGTTTAAATAACTAGCAAACTAGAGTCCCAGGAGAATCAGCAATACCTCATAACAGAGCACCTGATTCATTCCCCCGATTTCTAGGAAAGGATAAAGGCACTTTACAAACCAGGGTAAAATCTAAGAGGCCTGGGGCTGCACCTGAGCTTTAGAACCCTCCAACTGAGGCAATATACCTCACATCAACTGGAAAAGGAGAGAATCAGCAAAACTAATCAGGCAAAGTGCATAAACAGAGCCAAGAAATAAAGGCtatgaagaaaagctttcagacGATCACTTTGGCCCAGAACCAGTTAAAGTGAGACCAGAGAAATGAGTCCCAGAGAAGACAACAGGACAAACTTAGAATGCTCCACCAGAAAACAGTTGGAGTTGCCTCTGTGGGGTGAGTGGCCAGCATCAGAATGAGGAAAGACGGAAGGGAGAAGAAGCCGGCACAGAAAGATCCCAGAAACAAAACTGCGGCAAGTCCGGAAGGTCCCAGGAGATTTTGTAAAGGCTATTTGTTTAATTAACATATCATCTTCTCAAGCCAGCTCTCTCCTGGGCATCTCCGAAGCTGCCTGTAGAATAAAACACCAGAATaacagaatatctttttccccgttttctaataaaaacaatcaaaagacaaaacaatatgcaggtgggggcttccctggtggcgcagtggttgcgcgtccgcctgccgatgcaggggaaccgggttcgcgccccggtctgggaggatcccacatgccgcggagcggctgggcccgtgagccatggccgctgggcctgcgcgtccggagcctgtgctccgcaacgggagaggccgcagcagagggaggcccgcataccacaaaaaaaaaaaaaaaaaaaaaaaaaaaaaaaaaaaaaaaaaaaaaacaatatgcaGGTGGAAGGGGGAAATATAGTTAACTGACCAGGAGGTGATATGAAATCCAACTATTAAGatgatttttcatttctcataaaTAAGCCACACCCCAATAAGAGACACACAGGTTTCACACACTTCCTTTCAGGTACATATTGGCTTCCTTCTTATTAAACTCAGTTCCTTCAAGGTTCTTAATGTCCTGTAGCTCCCAAGAGCTGCTGCCTTGAGCTGACCTCTGTCCCCCGCTGGTCAGGATGTTGTTCTTGGCTTTAAGCATGGGAACAATTCCTCCAGATTTGGCAGGACTAGGCCTTGCATGAAGAGAGTCCAGTGTACTATAAACAGTGATGTGATATTTACAGATACAAATACACTCATACACCGCCTGCTATGTTCagcctcattctctctctctcctgcatgCCCATTCCTCTGGTCAAAGATATGAACCTCTTAGACAAGCTAGAAAGATGGTCTCATCTTCCACAGCCCCTCTCTAAACAGTTCATCAGGTCCCTCCCTCCGTCTACACAAGGGTTTGGCACAGCCACGAAGTACAAACCAATTTGTGGTTCTGTTTGTTACCAGAAAAACAAGCCCCAGATATTTTATAATGGGCAATACACTCTTCAGAAGGGATCACTGAAATTCCTGAAATTAATATTCAGTGTATTTCGtggtgaaagaaagaatgagccaAAAGGTTAAGTCACAGCTTACAAAATACTTCAGATCAAGGTGAATGATTTGAAGCTATCTAGGCTTATGAGTAATCACAAGTTGTTCACACCTGGCAGCAAAGGAGTGGTCACAGTTCAAACAGCTTTGGTCTTCCTTTGGGAAAAGGTCTGAACTGATGTACAGAAAAACTAACATTATCACTTACAACCCTCCTCAACCAGCTTTTTAGGTATGGGTAAGATTTGTTACAGCATAGTCAAAGCTTACTGTAATTACATACTTCTCCCACAGTCATGTTTAAATTGATAAAAACAAGTTTCGTGACTAAGAAACCAGAGAACCACTATAAAATGGCTGAGAAATCTGTCAGTTAAGTGATTACACCCTGGACACTATCTACTGGTGTTATATGGTATAGGAGAGAATAAAACCAACAACATAGTCTTCATGTTATATTAAGCTCCCAAGAGCTATAATTTTCAGATGAGCTCTAGGCAAGGGGCTAGCAACCCAAAAGGTCCAGAAGAATGGGCTGGCACCCTTGGTTCCACAGTTAGTACCTAAAATCCTGTATTCCAAGACAATGTGGGAAAGAGTGAAACCTACTCTTGAAATAAAGTTCTGGGATGTCAGCCATCTAACCACCAAGAAACAAGTCTAGTAGTCTGGTGGGTTTGGGAGTCAGAAAGAACCCATCCTCTCACTCACTCCTGTATgatctgggcaagtcacttaacctctctgagcctctatttcttcatgaaaagATAAGGTTTGAACAAGACAACAGATAGGAAGCATTCACCACACTACCTGGCACTTGGAAGGCAGTCTCTGAATAGatgttcattctttcttcttttttttttaaaatttattttatttatttatttttggctgcattgggtcttcgttgccgttcgtgggttctctctagttgcagcgagcggcggctactctttgttgaggtgcgcgggcttctcactgcagtggcttctcttgttgcagagcacgggctctaggcgcatgggcttcagtggttgtggctcacaggctctatagcgcaggctcagtagttgtggcacacaggctttgttgctccacagcatgtgggatcttcctgggccagggctcgaacccctgtcccctgcattggcaggtggattcttaaccactgcgccaccagggaagcccattctctttttttcttaactccaGTCATTTCACACTAAAACTTCTTTCAACAGAGAGTTCCTCAAAATCAAGTGACCTTTGTTGTTTCTCTTTAGCCTGCAGCAATTCAATCTCTCTAATCCATTTTATCCAAAAGcataaatttaaattagaaacCTCCAATATGTGTTCAACTATAATACAAAAGTCTCTAAAGGAGCAACTTATCCTCATTCAGGGCTCTGTGGCAACATAGAAAAAGCTAGGTCCTGAAGTATTTATACCCCCGGCTCCCATCTCTAAATGCTTTTGTCCCTATACTGGCAGCTCTGGAGATTAACACTGCCATCCTGAGCACTAATCCTTTTTAACAGCATCAAACTGACTTGAGAGTATTTCTCATCATAATACAGGAACAATTTTGTGCAGGACAAACACCATGCAAAAAATGCAATCAGTCACCCTGCACTGAATACCTCAATAAGTGATTCTATATAAGACTCAGTGTCTGCCTTTTACCAAGTGTGAGGTTACCTCCGTATTTCAGCAAATATACCATTTCCCCATTAATTTCAGTGACAGATGCATTAGTAAATTACCTTCCTCTTATGCCTGTTTTCCCACCTTTCCTTCATTGTGAATTTTCCTGTAATGTCTAGTAATCCCTTTAGTCCACATCGATCTGCCAGGAAACAGAATCTGAGCTAAAATACACTAGCTTGCTATGATGCAGCAAGGTGAAGTTTGCTGAATTTTCAACCTAAAAACTACACTCTTgtaacttccctggtggttgcagtggttaagaatctgcctgccaatgcagggggacacaggttcgatccttggtccaggagaatctcacatgccgcggagcaactaagcccatgcgtcacaactactgagcctgcgctctagagcccgcgagccacaactactgagcccgtgtgccacaactactgaagcccgcgtgcctagagcccatgctctgcaacaagagaagccaccgcaatgagaaatgagaagcccacacaccacaatgaagagtagcccccgctctccacaactagagaaagcccgtgcacagcaacgaagacccaatgcagcccccaaattaattaattaattaaaaaaaaaaactacacccTTTCCTTTGGCCCTCTGTTATTGTGccaaacatagaaataaaactaatctCTTTGAATTTATATTTACTGGTTAAtctcaaataatttcattttatcacGAAAATTTTGCCTTGAGccagtgctgggcttccctggaggcgcagtggctaagaatccacctgccaatacaggggacaggggttcgagccctggtccgggaagatcccacatgcctcggagcaaataagtccatgcgccacaactactgagtctgcgctctagagcccatgagccacaactactgagcccaagtgctgcaaccacagaagcctgcgtgcctagagtccatgctccgcaacaagagaagccaccgcaatgagaagcccacaccgcaatgaagagtagtccccgctccccacaactagagaaagcccatgcgcagcaatgaagacccaacacagccaaaaataaataaataaaaattattttaaattaattaattaatttttaaaaagagccagtgctgggactttcctggtggtccagtggtaaagaatctgccttccaatgcaggtgacacgggttcgatccctggttagggaactaagattccacacaCCAGGGGGACAACtaaagcccacataccacaactactgagctcacacacctcaactagagcccacgtgttgcaaactacagagccctcgtgctctggaacctgtgggccacaactagagaaaagaaaacccacaggccacgactagagagaagcccacgcaccacaacgaagagcccaagcaccgcaacgagAAAAGGCACGCGGGTGCCTcaaagaagatcccacgtgctacaactaagacccgacgcagcctaaaataaataataaataaatcttaaaaaataaataaataaaagagccagtgcttgctttctttttcttttattattattttattgcctCATATCTGAGGTTTACAACAGTGCTTGGCACTCAGCAAAAATGTATAAATACttgaatgaataattaataacAAGTAAAGGATGGATAAGCAACTCTTCAAAGAAACTCAACTGGCCAATAAAGTTACAGAAAATAttcaacctcattagtaatcatGGAAATGTAATCAAAACCAGCCAAGGTCCACCCCCCGACCCTCGCTCAATGCTACTACCTAGTGTTGGTGAGGGTTCAGCAAAGGCACTCAAGCAGTCACTAAAAGACTATAAAAAACAGCATATTCTTTGACACCGCAATTCcactcccagaaaaaaaaacctggatctgtgaacattttcatcaataaGGATaattaacaataacaaaacagTACAAATCACCTCAAAATATAAATTGGTGAAACAATGGTAGTACACAGAATGTAACATTAAGATGGAAAAATGCTCATTAAACATTAACACAGATCATTAACAAATAGGTAACAACAgaatctcattttcatttcttaaagtctgaatacataaaaatatgaaaatgtttgcaGTAGTTATTACCACCACTAAGTGTTAAGATGAACACTCTGAAATCTTGGTGTTTTCCTGTATTTCCCCAGTTTTTCCTTACAATAAACATGCGTTACTTTTGTAGTCAGataaaaggggaggggaaggttTGGGAGTAAATTTGACAAATCAATTTTGAAGTACTGAGTCCCTAGCAAAGTATTCTCCCCCAGGACTGCCACCCTTAAACCGCAGTAACTCTGCTACTAATTCAAATCACTATAGCAGTGGTGCTGTTTGGGCACCCAAACTTTAAATGAAGCTAGAGGTGGAGCAATATTAAATTCAGCACTTCTAACTGCTGGAGTGACCACTCTGCTCGATCCCAGCTCTACAACTTGCTAGCTCTGtgctgtttccttatctgttaaaagTGATGAGTACCCTGCTCATAGGAACGTTGaggtttaaatgaattaatgtttcatttataatAGAACCCAACATATGTGAGCCTTACATGTAAGAgccagtgctttcttttttttttttaattaatttatttatttttggccacgttgggtctttgttgctgcgcgtgggctttctctagttgcggcgagcaggggctactcttcattgaggtgcgcaggcttctcattgcggtggcttctcttgttgcagagcacgggctctaggtatgtgggcttcagcagtggcttgcaggctctagagcgcaggctcagtagtcatggcacacggacttagttgctctgcgacatgtgggatcttcccggaccagggctcgaacttatgtcccctgcattggcaggtggattcttaaccactgcgccaccagggaagtccccagtgctTTCTTAAATAGGGTTTTACTGCATCTTGGAaggaaaaagttttaagaaaaacttCTGATTTTATCATGTTATGAAATAATGtaagaaaatctgtaaaaaaaaaaaaaaaaaaaaaaaaaaaggaagaggtcaGCCAGCGGGTGCCTCTAGGACTGAACGGCTGAGGGTGGGCTGCCGTCAGTCTCTGCAGGCTGGGTCAGGCCTCCTGAGAGTCTAAGGTGATCCACTGTGTATAAGCATTGGTGGTCCTGCACAGGGTGCCATGCAGAACGCCGTGAGTTAGAAGCTGGGGGACGGAGGGCTTAGAGATGCTTGAGGGACATCCTTAACCTACGTGAAATGTTGGAGGTTGAGGTGAAAAATATGGCTTTGATATCTTCACGGAAGACTGCAttatttcaggacttccctggtggtccagtgattaagaatccgccttcccatgcaggggatgtgggttcgatccctggtcggtgaactaagatcccacacgccttggggcaactaagcccacgcactgcaagtactgagcccatgcgccacaactagagagaagcccatgcgccacaacgaaacatcctgcatgccgcaatgaagatcccacatgctgcaactaagacccgacgcagccaaataaataaataaatgaataaataaataaataaataaatattttcttttaaagactgcATTATTTCAATCCTGAATCTGGTTCAGTTCCCTATTGACttattactatatttaaaaatgtctgtttaattaaaaaaaaaaggaaaaggtcaaCCAAAATCTCATCACCCTACAGCTGTTTTCATATTCatgttttcatcatttaaaagtggacttccctggtggcgcagtggttaagaatctgcctgccaatgcaggggacacaggttcgagccctggtctgggaagatcctacatgctgcagaacaactaagcccacaagccacaactactgaagccggcgcacctaaagcccgtgctccgcaacaagagaagccactgcaatgagaagcccatgcaccgcaatgaagagtaggccccgctcaccacaactacagaaagtccgcgcgcagcaacgaagacccaacacagccaaaaataaataaataaataaatttttaaaaaaataataataatttaaaagttaaagtcaacagaaaaatactaataaatatatacttttctaaGTTTATGTCCCCacaaccaccaccacacacacacacacacacacacacacacacacacacacacacacatatcttgggggaagggaagaaaaaagagggactATTCAAGTATGCATTGTTTTAGTGCAGAGACTTGTTTCCTCTCTGGCAACCTTCCATGACTAGCAGCAGTAGTATCCCCCTTCAAGGCAAGAGCACAGCAGAGCTCTTTCAGGCATCCACTCATGTAGTCAGTCAAGCATTCACAAGTATTTGCTGAGGGCCTACTCTATGCTAAGCAGTACAGTAGCTGTTGAGGAGACATAATTTAGAGAGATAAAGACCCATTCTGAGCAGGTTACAGTCATTTAAACATGGAGACATGTATAAATGGATCAGCATCACATAACTTGATAAGTTCTAAGACAGATCTATAAACAGAGTACTATAGGATTCAAACTCtctaagagaattaaaaacaaatcttttctttttttggcaaatacatgaaatttccattttattacaattttatacCACATTAGTTCAAATGCATTTCTCTACAACTACTCCAACAGAGCTCTTCTGGAATTACTTCAGTCATCCTTAACATGTGACTTTACCAGACtttgaatgtaaaataaacatataaaatttcaaattagtaACTTTTAATTATGAATGGGATAAGAAATAAAGCCATCAGTTGATGGCTGGGGCTATTAACTTCCCACAAGACACTTTGTTGAAATGTTTCTTCTGATAACCCAGGTATAAATGAGAACCTTCAAAAAACAAGGgaagggcatccctggtggcgcagtggttgagagtccgcctgccaatgcaggggacacgggtttgtgccccggtccaggaggatcccacataccgcagagcggctgggcccgtgagccatggccgctgagtctgtgcgtccggagcctgtgctccgcaacgggagaggtcacgacagtgagaggcccgcatgccgcaaaaacaaacaaacaaacaagggaaGACCAAAGTACAATAAAGAAGCCTCTGCAGCTTAAGCCTCCTATAGTCCTAAACCTCTGACAGAAGCTAGGCAAAGCATCCTTCTTGCAAATTAAGTGGGTTTCCAGTATTTCCATGTAGTTGAGCTTTCAGAGACAGACACTCAGCATAACATTAGGATATACCATCTTGGCTCTGGTTGTATTAATTATGCCTGAAGAGTTTAATACCCATCCAAGTCCAAAGGTGGAAGAACACATAACCGGGTATGGTAATCGGCAAGAGCAGACTGTAAAAGCACAGGCTGGTTGTGCTAGTGCAGCCCTGTGGGCAGTTTTCTTCCACAGAGGTCGAGTATAACAGTCCTGCTaaacagaccaatggaataaGGACAGTCAACGTAGGAAGAGACAGAAACATTCTTTTCCTCCACTTATTACCCGTCactctgactttttaaaaggtggatggtatttagaaaatttagttgtgtgttgttatttttaagtatgaTCTAATGCTGCtccatttcttcttgcttcttatTTTGATGTGTCATCCTAGCTGCCTGTGGTATCATGTTAGGAATCCCATCAATAATTGGATAGGCTATTCCTAACTCTTCGTTAATCAATTCATTTGTCGATGCTTCATATCTGAGCAGCTTCATGGAGAGCGGGCACACCAGGAACTCCAGCAGCGCTGGGTCGAAGGCGTGGAGAGGTTTCCTCGTCCTCTCGCTCTTGTCTGTGGACGGCCACGACACCAACACGTGCAGATACCTCTGCGTGACCGCGGACGGCTGTGTACGTGTCCCCCACAGAGCTGAGGCGAGCCGGCCGCACACTCCGCTCAGCATGTTCTGGCCAACAAGTCTTTTTAAAAGAGtgccttgaaggatgaatagaaatTTGCCAGGAAGAGACAAGAATTCTctttagagaaaacaaaatgtgtaaAGGCACAGTCATGAAAGAACAGGGATTACTGGGGGATACGGTGTAGCCAGTGTGTCCAGTGTATATGACAGAGAATGGCGGGAGATGAGCTGACACGGAGGCTGAGCCACACAGGAAAGGCCCATGATCCTATACACATGAAGGACTCaacagagacttttttttcttttttctggctgtgttgggtcttcgtttctgcacgcgggctttctctagttgcaacgagcaggggttactcttcattgcggtacagggtcttctcaatgcggtggcatCCCTTTGTTGCGGACCACATGCTCTaggcgcataggcttcagtagtgcggcgcgtgggctcagtagttgtggcacacgggcttagatgctccgcggcatgtgggatcttcccagaccagggctcaaacccatgtcccctgcactggcaggcagattcttaaccactgcgctaccagggaagtcccttaacagAGATTTTTAAGAGAAGGTATGAAATACATTTAGTCTTCCCCTCCCAGCTAAAAATGACTCAGCCAGCAGTAGGGAAGCCagaccagaaggaaaaaaatctagcgGCAGGGAGGGAAGttcctagcactgtgcctggcataaa from Physeter macrocephalus isolate SW-GA chromosome 11, ASM283717v5, whole genome shotgun sequence carries:
- the LOC102979173 gene encoding protein preY, mitochondrial-like, whose amino-acid sequence is MLSGVCGRLASALWGTRTQPSAVTQRYLHVLVSWPSTDKSERTRKPLHAFDPALLEFLVCPLSMKLLRYEASTNELINEELGIAYPIIDGIPNMIPQAARMTHQNKKQEEMEQH